In Helicobacter bilis, a genomic segment contains:
- a CDS encoding homoserine O-succinyltransferase: MPIVIPEDIPAYSLLSQNAFIMGAKRAKTQDIRTLEVLLINLMPTKIETENQILSLLANSPLQVKITLLSTASYIGTNTPKSHLDRFYVNFSEVKGRRFDGAIVTGAPIEHLEFENVAYWSEIQEIMDYLKSHCTSTMYLCWGAMAGLYHFHNIEKVMLDSKVFGVFPHKIVTQDLLLNGLDSIVRMPHSRHAGIDENAVRNSKLKILLESELCGISALKDEKDFYILAHPEYAKDTLRLEYERDINKGLEIAKPLDYFGEDGEPILSWKSSASVLFSNWLNFSVYQDTPFVL, from the coding sequence ATGCCCATTGTTATCCCAGAAGATATTCCAGCCTATTCCCTGCTTAGTCAAAATGCCTTTATTATGGGGGCAAAAAGGGCTAAAACGCAAGATATTAGGACGCTTGAAGTGCTTTTAATCAACCTTATGCCTACAAAGATTGAAACAGAAAATCAGATTCTAAGTCTGCTTGCAAACTCGCCTTTGCAGGTGAAAATCACGCTTTTATCCACAGCAAGTTACATCGGCACAAACACGCCAAAAAGCCATTTAGATAGATTCTATGTGAATTTTAGCGAAGTTAAAGGGCGGCGGTTTGATGGAGCGATTGTTACAGGTGCGCCCATTGAGCATTTGGAGTTTGAAAATGTGGCGTATTGGAGTGAGATACAAGAGATTATGGACTATCTCAAAAGCCATTGCACAAGCACGATGTATCTATGCTGGGGGGCTATGGCAGGGCTATATCACTTCCATAACATTGAAAAGGTTATGCTAGATAGCAAAGTGTTTGGTGTGTTTCCACACAAAATTGTTACGCAAGATTTGCTTTTAAATGGGCTAGATTCTATTGTGAGAATGCCCCATTCAAGACACGCTGGGATTGATGAAAATGCGGTTAGAAACTCTAAACTTAAGATTCTATTAGAGAGCGAGCTTTGTGGCATTAGCGCGTTAAAAGATGAAAAGGACTTTTATATCCTAGCCCACCCAGAATACGCTAAAGACACATTGCGTTTGGAATATGAGCGAGATATAAATAAAGGCTTAGAGATAGCAAAACCGCTTGATTATTTTGGAGAAGATGGGGAGCCGATACTCTCGTGGAAGTCAAGTGCGAGTGTGCTTTTCTCAAATTGGCTTAATTTTTCTGTGTATCAGGACACGCCTTTTGTGTTATAG
- a CDS encoding O-acetylhomoserine aminocarboxypropyltransferase/cysteine synthase family protein, translated as MANLKHTHYTQDTLALHAGYTYDTQRTMSVPIYQNTAYCFESLEQAAARFGLKELGNIYTRLTNPTTDVLGARLAAVEGGIFGVPTSSGSAAIFYAIANCAESGDNIIFANKIYGGTQTLFTHTLKRFGIEARTFDIDNIASLESVIDSKTKAIFFESISNPIISIADSTAITAIAKKHGIISICDNTVATAFLHKPFDFGVDISVHSLSKYVNGQGSALGGAVIERAGLNELLKDNPRYPAFNTPDASYHGLVYASLPLPCFSIRLITEWLRNIGATLSPQSAWILLQGLETLELRIKKHSQNALDVARFLESHSLVKSVAYPGLESSPYHALLQKYYADSQSSGLISFEAQSYEAAQKICNSTEIFAMVVNIGDSKSLIIHPASTTHSQLSEKELQSGGITPCTIRLSIGLESSKDLIADLKQAIEK; from the coding sequence ATGGCAAATTTAAAGCATACTCACTACACCCAAGACACACTCGCCCTGCACGCAGGATACACCTATGACACGCAACGCACAATGAGTGTGCCAATCTATCAAAACACCGCTTATTGCTTTGAGAGTTTAGAGCAAGCCGCAGCACGATTTGGACTAAAAGAGCTAGGCAATATCTACACGCGTTTGACAAACCCAACAACCGATGTGCTAGGTGCGAGACTTGCAGCGGTTGAGGGTGGAATCTTTGGCGTGCCTACTTCAAGTGGGAGTGCGGCGATTTTCTATGCGATAGCAAATTGTGCGGAGAGTGGCGATAATATCATCTTTGCGAATAAAATCTATGGCGGTACACAAACGCTTTTTACCCATACGCTGAAACGCTTTGGCATTGAGGCTAGGACATTTGATATTGATAATATCGCTTCTTTAGAATCTGTGATAGATTCTAAAACAAAGGCGATTTTTTTTGAAAGCATTTCAAATCCCATTATTTCAATCGCTGATAGCACCGCTATTACCGCCATTGCTAAAAAGCACGGCATTATAAGCATTTGTGATAACACGGTGGCGACTGCCTTTTTACACAAGCCTTTTGATTTTGGCGTGGATATTTCCGTGCATAGCCTTAGTAAGTATGTCAATGGGCAGGGCAGTGCATTGGGCGGAGCTGTGATTGAGCGAGCAGGACTCAACGAGCTACTTAAAGATAACCCACGCTATCCTGCGTTTAATACCCCAGATGCGAGTTATCACGGGCTAGTCTATGCTTCACTACCCCTGCCTTGCTTTAGCATTCGCCTTATCACTGAATGGCTTAGAAATATCGGTGCGACACTCTCCCCGCAATCAGCGTGGATTCTATTACAAGGGCTAGAAACTTTGGAACTTCGCATTAAAAAGCATAGTCAAAATGCCTTAGATGTAGCAAGATTCTTAGAATCTCATAGCTTGGTTAAAAGTGTAGCCTATCCGGGATTAGAATCTAGCCCATATCACGCCCTTTTGCAAAAATATTATGCAGATTCTCAAAGCTCCGGGCTCATTAGCTTTGAAGCACAAAGTTATGAGGCGGCACAAAAGATTTGCAATAGCACAGAGATTTTTGCTATGGTGGTAAATATCGGGGATTCAAAGTCTTTAATCATTCACCCCGCTTCTACTACGCATTCTCAACTAAGTGAAAAAGAGCTTCAAAGCGGGGGTATCACACCCTGCACGATTAGACTAAGCATAGGGCTAGAATCTAGCAAGGATTTAATCGCCGATTTAAAACAGGCAATAGAAAAATAG
- the accA gene encoding acetyl-CoA carboxylase carboxyl transferase subunit alpha has translation MATYLDFEQRLKLLQEDIESATLRNDNAAVSILQKDLQDEMKKIYANLNDYQKLQLARHPDRPYALDYIELIMQDSYEIFGDRHFRDDKAIVCFLGKIENERVIVIGEEKGRGTKNKITRNFGMPHPEGYRKALRIAKMAEKFNIPVLMLVDTAGAYPGLGAEERGQSEAIAKNLQDFAMLQVPTISIVIGEGGSGGALAIGVADRLAMMEYSIFSVISPEGCAAILWNDPTKIEAATKAMKITPQELKKANLIDDIIQEPLSGAHRDKVAAAEKIKAYFLESLEQIRNTPNHLAKRYDKLMRYGSFQQ, from the coding sequence ATGGCTACATATTTAGATTTTGAGCAGCGTTTAAAGCTTTTACAAGAAGATATAGAATCAGCAACATTGCGAAATGATAATGCCGCAGTGTCAATTCTACAAAAAGACTTGCAAGATGAAATGAAAAAAATCTATGCAAATTTGAATGACTATCAAAAATTACAATTAGCAAGACATCCAGACAGACCCTACGCCCTTGATTATATTGAATTGATTATGCAAGATTCTTATGAGATTTTTGGCGATCGCCATTTTCGAGATGATAAGGCAATAGTATGCTTTTTGGGAAAGATTGAGAACGAACGCGTTATTGTTATCGGCGAAGAAAAGGGGCGTGGCACAAAAAATAAGATTACAAGAAACTTTGGTATGCCCCACCCAGAAGGCTATCGCAAGGCGTTGAGAATAGCAAAAATGGCAGAAAAATTTAATATTCCTGTGCTTATGCTTGTCGATACTGCGGGGGCTTATCCCGGGCTTGGAGCTGAAGAGAGAGGGCAGAGCGAAGCTATCGCAAAGAATCTGCAGGATTTTGCCATGCTACAAGTGCCAACTATATCCATTGTTATTGGTGAAGGTGGAAGCGGTGGTGCTTTAGCTATCGGCGTAGCAGATAGGTTAGCCATGATGGAGTATTCTATCTTTAGCGTTATATCCCCAGAGGGTTGTGCTGCGATTTTGTGGAATGATCCAACAAAGATTGAAGCCGCAACAAAAGCTATGAAAATAACTCCACAAGAATTAAAAAAAGCTAACTTAATCGATGATATCATACAAGAACCTTTGAGTGGCGCTCACAGAGATAAAGTAGCAGCTGCAGAGAAAATCAAGGCTTATTTTCTTGAATCTTTAGAACAAATAAGAAACACTCCAAACCATCTTGCAAAACGCTATGACAAGCTTATGCGTTATGGCTCTTTTCAACAATAG
- a CDS encoding beta-ketoacyl-ACP synthase II, which yields MRRVVVTGIGMVNALGLNKDVAFDNIVKGNCGIRRIESFDITDFPVQIAGEVVGFDPESVLDAREVKKAHRFIQLGLLSAREALQDSITRGKQSFANANLEVLPDVADRFGISSASGIGGLENIQNNAIAWHTKGVRRISPFFIPSALVNMLGGFVSIAHRIKGPNLSSVTACAAGTHGIIEAAKTIMLGCADRMLVVGAESSVCEIGIGGFAAMKALSVCNDTPSKASRPFDKKRDGFVMGEGAGALVLEDYESAKSRGAYIYGELCGFGESGDANHITTPAPEGEGAYRAMKQALQMANIKPDYVNAHGTSTYYNDVHETQALKRVFDNDVPPVSSTKGQIGHCLGAAGAIEAVISLMAMEKGVIPPTINQEEKDDLCDLDYVPNVARSATLQSVMSNSFGFGGTNGVVIFKKCQ from the coding sequence TTGCGAAGAGTTGTAGTAACGGGCATTGGCATGGTGAATGCTTTGGGGCTAAATAAAGATGTTGCATTTGACAATATTGTAAAGGGAAATTGTGGCATTAGAAGAATAGAATCTTTTGATATTACAGATTTTCCCGTGCAAATTGCAGGCGAAGTCGTTGGCTTTGATCCAGAATCTGTCCTTGATGCTAGAGAAGTGAAAAAGGCACATAGATTTATCCAGCTTGGTTTGTTATCTGCTAGGGAAGCCTTGCAAGATAGCATAACACGAGGTAAGCAGTCGTTTGCGAATGCAAACTTAGAAGTTTTGCCAGATGTTGCCGACCGCTTTGGTATTAGCTCTGCTTCAGGCATAGGTGGCTTGGAAAACATTCAAAACAATGCTATTGCATGGCATACAAAGGGTGTAAGACGCATTAGCCCCTTTTTCATTCCATCTGCACTTGTGAATATGCTTGGCGGCTTTGTATCTATCGCACATAGGATTAAAGGACCGAATCTTTCAAGCGTTACTGCATGTGCAGCAGGCACACATGGCATTATTGAAGCGGCTAAGACTATTATGCTTGGCTGTGCTGATAGAATGCTTGTTGTAGGTGCAGAATCTTCTGTTTGTGAAATAGGCATTGGTGGATTTGCGGCTATGAAGGCTTTGAGTGTATGTAATGATACGCCTAGCAAAGCATCAAGACCATTTGACAAAAAACGCGATGGTTTTGTTATGGGTGAAGGTGCAGGTGCATTGGTGCTTGAAGATTATGAGAGTGCAAAATCGCGTGGTGCATATATTTATGGTGAGTTATGTGGCTTTGGTGAGAGTGGTGATGCAAATCATATTACAACCCCTGCTCCAGAAGGCGAGGGTGCGTATCGCGCTATGAAACAAGCCTTGCAAATGGCAAATATTAAGCCCGACTATGTGAATGCACATGGCACAAGCACATATTATAATGATGTGCATGAAACTCAAGCATTAAAGCGTGTATTTGACAACGATGTCCCACCTGTCAGCTCTACAAAAGGACAAATAGGGCATTGTTTAGGTGCAGCTGGTGCTATTGAAGCGGTTATATCGCTTATGGCTATGGAAAAAGGCGTAATACCACCAACTATTAATCAAGAAGAAAAAGATGATCTCTGCGATCTTGACTATGTCCCAAATGTCGCTCGTTCCGCTACACTTCAAAGTGTTATGAGTAATTCATTTGGCTTTGGTGGCACAAATGGTGTTGTGATTTTCAAAAAGTGTCAATAA
- the acpP gene encoding acyl carrier protein → MDSIEVYNQVKDLVASELKVAADEIKPESDFTKDLNADSLDVVEFIMALEEKFNIKIPDEEAEKIKTVQNVVDYILANK, encoded by the coding sequence ATGGATTCTATCGAAGTTTATAATCAAGTGAAAGATTTAGTAGCAAGTGAGCTTAAAGTTGCAGCAGATGAGATTAAGCCGGAGTCTGATTTTACAAAAGATTTGAATGCAGATAGCCTTGATGTTGTTGAGTTTATCATGGCATTGGAAGAAAAATTTAATATTAAGATTCCAGATGAAGAAGCAGAAAAAATTAAAACCGTGCAAAATGTTGTAGATTATATTCTTGCGAATAAGTAA
- a CDS encoding glycosyltransferase N-terminal domain-containing protein encodes MTFIYYTLLCFLHVLALPLLCVLSLREKYKKSIPLRFLIPKNHSKESYDIWLHACSVGEVQSLQTLIESIPKTQSIFLSVITQTGYKQAQDLYAKYENLSIDYLPFETFIPLFTPTCKKLFVFEAELWLMLFVYAKHKGATTKLVNARISTRSVKRYQKLRIFYKHFFSFVDSVLSQSDEDTERLKSLGAKNVKTIGNLKLLNPIKPKIAYKKPESLIIVAASTHANEEEFVLNAWSKAKALWESDSEVLENMESKPCHIKQSEMSKNTESKKDFSLVLDTQNDKNLDSIKFAPLHPAPTQMVENLDSINNHNKEYECKTHLHNATKDYTTIKKDSKKNLLVIVPRHPERFQSVFQLCKQYGKTMCLSELQNDSTLDLDLIHADILLVDTMGSLINFYAISDIVILGGAFAKVGGHNPLEPATFANVLISGTEIFNQKALFAYIQNYYLIDNSHSLQMLLHHYKQLMTSSVNKDLCHNMIESILE; translated from the coding sequence ATGACTTTTATTTATTACACTCTTTTATGTTTCTTGCATGTTCTTGCATTGCCCTTGCTTTGTGTTTTATCATTAAGAGAAAAATATAAAAAAAGCATTCCACTTCGTTTTTTAATCCCCAAAAATCACTCAAAAGAAAGCTATGATATATGGCTACATGCTTGTTCTGTGGGCGAGGTGCAGTCCCTGCAAACCCTTATAGAATCTATCCCCAAAACACAAAGCATATTTCTTAGTGTTATCACACAGACTGGATATAAACAGGCACAAGACCTTTATGCAAAATATGAGAATCTTAGCATTGATTATTTGCCTTTTGAGACCTTTATCCCATTATTTACACCGACATGTAAAAAGCTTTTTGTGTTTGAAGCCGAACTTTGGCTTATGCTATTTGTATATGCAAAGCATAAGGGGGCGACTACAAAATTAGTTAATGCTAGAATCTCAACGCGTAGCGTAAAACGCTATCAAAAGCTTAGAATCTTTTATAAACATTTTTTTTCATTTGTTGATTCTGTATTATCTCAAAGCGATGAAGACACAGAAAGGCTAAAGAGTTTGGGGGCAAAAAATGTAAAAACAATCGGGAATCTCAAGCTATTAAACCCTATAAAACCAAAGATAGCGTATAAAAAACCAGAATCTTTAATCATTGTTGCAGCAAGCACACATGCAAACGAGGAAGAATTTGTGCTAAATGCGTGGAGTAAGGCAAAGGCATTATGGGAAAGTGATAGTGAAGTTTTAGAAAATATGGAATCTAAACCTTGTCATATTAAGCAAAGCGAAATGTCTAAAAATACAGAATCTAAAAAAGATTTTTCACTCGTTTTGGATACTCAAAATGACAAGAATCTAGATTCTATAAAGTTTGCACCCTTGCACCCTGCACCCACTCAAATGGTAGAGAATCTAGATTCTATAAATAATCACAATAAAGAATATGAATGTAAAACCCATCTTCACAACGCCACTAAAGACTATACGACAATAAAAAAAGATTCTAAAAAAAATCTATTAGTCATTGTGCCACGACACCCTGAGCGGTTTCAGTCTGTATTTCAGCTTTGCAAACAATATGGAAAGACCATGTGTCTTAGTGAATTGCAAAATGATTCTACACTAGACTTAGATCTGATTCATGCGGATATTTTGCTTGTTGATACGATGGGTTCTCTCATTAATTTTTATGCAATCAGCGATATTGTGATACTTGGTGGGGCATTTGCAAAAGTTGGGGGGCATAATCCGCTTGAACCAGCCACTTTCGCCAATGTGCTAATAAGTGGCACAGAGATTTTTAATCAAAAAGCATTGTTTGCATATATTCAAAATTACTATTTGATAGATAACTCTCATTCATTGCAAATGTTACTTCATCATTACAAACAGCTTATGACTTCTTCGGTTAATAAAGATTTGTGTCATAATATGATTGAGAGTATTTTAGAATAA
- a CDS encoding zinc ribbon domain-containing protein, whose protein sequence is MNKNLEKLIEVNRLDLEVSKYDPLIEQKKAPMNEKISEKTKALKEKQELEALIARNEESLAKNNDEFAVITADIERIRNKIQESKSEKEMKNLDMEEGILREKSISFNNEIEALEKGIQAAKDKIATLDSNVIKLDEEISGMESGCNEAVQEIKKQQDEVSAKRTKAALDMETTVLRLYEKIRKWAGNTSVISMYKEACGGCFIKLNDKNIADVRRGDEIVHCPHCGRILYDSALVESKS, encoded by the coding sequence ATGAATAAAAATCTTGAAAAACTCATTGAAGTAAATCGCCTTGATTTAGAGGTGTCAAAATATGATCCTCTTATCGAGCAAAAAAAAGCCCCAATGAACGAAAAAATATCTGAAAAAACAAAAGCTTTAAAAGAAAAGCAAGAATTAGAAGCACTCATTGCAAGGAATGAAGAATCTCTTGCAAAAAATAATGATGAATTTGCTGTGATTACTGCAGATATTGAACGCATTCGCAATAAAATCCAAGAAAGCAAAAGCGAAAAAGAGATGAAAAATCTTGATATGGAAGAAGGCATATTGCGAGAAAAAAGCATAAGCTTTAACAATGAGATTGAAGCCCTTGAGAAAGGCATACAAGCGGCAAAAGATAAGATTGCTACACTTGATTCTAATGTCATAAAGCTTGATGAAGAGATTAGCGGTATGGAATCTGGCTGCAATGAAGCAGTCCAAGAGATTAAAAAGCAACAAGATGAGGTGAGTGCCAAACGGACAAAAGCTGCATTAGATATGGAAACAACGGTGCTAAGATTGTATGAAAAGATTCGAAAATGGGCGGGAAATACAAGCGTTATCTCCATGTATAAAGAAGCTTGTGGTGGTTGCTTTATCAAGCTAAATGATAAAAATATTGCAGATGTTAGAAGGGGCGATGAGATCGTGCATTGCCCACATTGTGGTCGCATTCTTTATGATTCTGCTCTAGTTGAAAGCAAGAGTTAA
- a CDS encoding Nif3-like dinuclear metal center hexameric protein, whose translation MKVLEIYGILDSISPFIMQAEWDNSGLNIGNMQIECKQVYIALELDMQVVNAIENESLLIVHHPLIFKALKTIQTDTYPANLIELCLQKKISVIAMHTNFDKTHLNKAFATKLCLESLNFTPNGEKDFSLIYSTSTPLSTYSLATHIKNILGLDTLRYTQKDNMIHNLYITCGSNATAYKIANKGDCIITGDIKYHDAMIAASEGISFIDVPHFESECIFSDLLAKALQKHYIQAIITNSHNPFCYI comes from the coding sequence ATGAAAGTTTTAGAAATTTATGGGATACTTGATTCAATAAGTCCTTTTATCATGCAAGCAGAATGGGATAATAGTGGATTAAATATCGGTAATATGCAAATAGAGTGCAAACAAGTCTATATTGCATTAGAACTTGATATGCAAGTGGTTAATGCGATAGAAAATGAAAGTTTGCTTATCGTGCATCACCCCTTAATCTTTAAAGCATTAAAGACCATACAAACTGATACATATCCTGCAAATCTCATTGAGCTATGTCTGCAAAAGAAAATTAGCGTCATAGCCATGCATACAAACTTTGATAAAACGCATTTAAACAAAGCCTTTGCTACAAAATTATGCTTAGAATCTCTAAACTTTACCCCAAATGGTGAGAAAGATTTTAGCCTTATTTATAGCACAAGCACACCATTAAGCACCTATTCTCTTGCTACGCATATAAAAAATATATTGGGATTAGATACACTTCGCTATACGCAAAAAGATAATATGATACATAACCTCTACATTACATGTGGGAGTAATGCCACTGCCTATAAAATCGCAAATAAGGGGGATTGCATTATCACAGGCGATATTAAATATCATGATGCTATGATTGCTGCAAGTGAGGGCATTAGCTTTATTGATGTTCCACACTTTGAAAGTGAGTGTATTTTCAGTGATTTACTAGCAAAAGCTTTACAAAAACACTATATTCAAGCTATAATTACAAATTCACACAATCCATTTTGCTATATTTAG
- a CDS encoding acyloxyacyl hydrolase, which produces MRCVFILFVSICAFAYALENNETHNEVSKEKSRWIDYNANFNDKKHLAKIVFAQDFSGSGFSRLSAIGLHYGQPNTFFGLPARMVLELEGFLGSGSEKALNQLIFGVSQDIVLSIPRTNFYAGVGIGIYIRTLLDSRMNSAFTFGEKVFIGYNYAVANKGGGGISCEIFVKHYSNGDLTPLNKGFNFFGVSVGYSF; this is translated from the coding sequence ATGAGATGTGTTTTTATTTTGTTTGTGTCTATTTGTGCTTTTGCGTATGCTTTAGAAAATAATGAAACTCATAATGAAGTAAGCAAGGAAAAGTCTCGTTGGATAGATTATAATGCAAATTTTAATGATAAAAAGCATTTAGCAAAGATCGTGTTTGCTCAAGATTTTTCAGGAAGTGGCTTTTCAAGGCTTAGTGCAATAGGGCTTCATTATGGACAGCCTAATACATTTTTTGGATTACCTGCTAGAATGGTTTTAGAGCTTGAGGGCTTTCTTGGTAGTGGGAGTGAAAAAGCCCTTAATCAATTAATCTTTGGTGTATCACAAGATATTGTGTTATCAATACCACGCACAAACTTTTATGCTGGAGTTGGTATTGGAATCTACATTCGCACACTTTTAGATTCTCGCATGAACTCTGCTTTTACTTTTGGGGAAAAAGTCTTTATTGGTTATAATTATGCCGTGGCAAATAAGGGGGGGGGGGGTATATCCTGTGAGATTTTTGTGAAACATTACTCAAATGGCGATTTAACTCCTTTAAACAAAGGCTTTAATTTCTTTGGCGTGAGTGTTGGATATAGTTTTTAA
- a CDS encoding bifunctional 3,4-dihydroxy-2-butanone 4-phosphate synthase/GTP cyclohydrolase II: MYQTRMKDAIEAIKKGEMIIIMDDEDRENEGDLVMAGIFSTPEKINFMAQEARGLICVSITQELAHKLDLPPMVKRNDSNHETAFTISIDAKEAKTGISAYERDLTIRLMCDNNAKPSDFVRPGHIFPLIAKSGGTLIRTGHTEASVDICRLAGLAPISVICEIMKKDGTMAGRGDKFLLDFAKTHNLKILYVSDIIQYRLNFENLVRETSREKAVFMAQECEKITFLDHLENEHIAFSFSPQATTPLIRFHNTSSDIALLTDSSEWQALQKSIELLSQQGGYLVCLNSDKDNANGNIAKNCGDIKDFGIGAQILKSLGVKDFTLLSSHCANANKSYNALSGFDLHLQQSIEV, from the coding sequence ATGTATCAAACGCGTATGAAAGACGCCATAGAGGCGATTAAAAAAGGTGAAATGATCATCATAATGGACGATGAAGATAGAGAAAATGAAGGCGATTTGGTAATGGCTGGAATCTTTTCCACACCAGAGAAAATCAATTTTATGGCTCAAGAAGCAAGGGGACTTATTTGCGTATCTATCACGCAAGAGCTAGCCCATAAGCTAGACCTGCCCCCAATGGTAAAAAGAAATGATAGCAACCACGAAACCGCCTTCACCATATCTATTGATGCCAAGGAAGCAAAGACAGGCATTTCTGCGTATGAGAGGGATTTAACAATCCGTCTTATGTGTGATAACAACGCAAAGCCAAGCGATTTTGTGCGTCCGGGGCATATTTTCCCGCTCATTGCTAAGAGTGGTGGCACACTTATCCGCACAGGACATACAGAAGCGAGTGTAGATATTTGCAGACTTGCGGGGCTTGCACCCATTAGTGTGATTTGTGAGATTATGAAAAAAGATGGCACGATGGCAGGGCGGGGGGATAAATTCCTACTTGATTTTGCTAAAACTCATAACCTAAAGATTCTCTATGTCAGCGACATCATTCAATATCGCTTAAATTTTGAAAATCTCGTGCGTGAAACTTCGCGTGAAAAGGCGGTGTTTATGGCACAAGAGTGCGAGAAAATCACATTTTTAGATCATTTAGAAAATGAACATATTGCCTTTAGCTTTAGCCCACAGGCTACAACGCCGCTCATTAGATTCCACAATACAAGTAGCGATATTGCCCTTTTGACAGATTCTAGTGAATGGCAAGCCCTGCAAAAAAGTATAGAGTTGCTCTCCCAGCAGGGTGGCTATCTTGTGTGTCTTAATAGCGATAAAGATAACGCAAATGGCAATATCGCAAAAAATTGTGGTGATATTAAAGACTTTGGAATCGGTGCACAGATTCTAAAATCACTTGGTGTGAAAGACTTCACACTTCTTAGCTCTCATTGTGCAAATGCAAATAAAAGCTATAATGCCCTAAGCGGCTTTGATTTGCATTTGCAACAAAGCATTGAAGTGTGA